A window of the Candidatus Tisiphia endosymbiont of Dascillus cervinus genome harbors these coding sequences:
- a CDS encoding virB8 family protein — protein MFKLANILNILKSPSDVVENQSVQSNNFVKATRNWYEERSDRLIVQRNILLVLSILLIILIMASIAAVTIVVNSREFSPFVIQIDDSTGMATIVNPISSEILNGDEALSRYFIKKYLIARETYNPVDFDTEARKSVRLLSSSPVYYNYLGYIQNKDVNPVLIYGQNNTTFLVIKSWSGVEKNKYMVRFSINETTGNKTVFNKIAVVSYTYIPMELTDADRDINPVGFQVNDYRVDDDNS, from the coding sequence ATGTTTAAGTTAGCTAATATATTAAATATACTAAAATCACCTTCTGATGTGGTAGAGAACCAAAGCGTTCAGTCTAATAACTTTGTTAAAGCTACTAGGAATTGGTACGAGGAAAGATCTGATAGGTTAATTGTACAACGTAATATCTTGTTGGTATTATCTATATTACTAATAATACTTATAATGGCATCCATAGCAGCGGTAACTATAGTGGTAAATTCAAGAGAGTTTAGTCCTTTTGTTATCCAAATTGATGATAGTACGGGAATGGCAACGATTGTAAATCCAATATCTTCGGAGATACTAAACGGTGACGAGGCACTTTCAAGGTATTTTATTAAAAAATACCTCATAGCTAGAGAAACATATAATCCTGTTGATTTTGATACTGAAGCAAGGAAAAGCGTTAGATTATTATCTTCAAGTCCAGTATATTATAACTATCTAGGATATATACAAAATAAAGATGTAAATCCAGTTTTAATATATGGTCAAAACAACACAACTTTTTTAGTAATTAAATCTTGGTCAGGAGTAGAAAAAAATAAATATATGGTTAGGTTCTCTATTAATGAAACAACAGGCAATAAAACGGTTTTCAATAAAATAGCTGTGGTAAGTTACACATATATTCCAATGGAATTAACAGATGCAGATCGAGATATTAATCCAGTAGGTTTTCAAGTTAATGATTATAGGGTAGATGATGATAATAGCTAG
- a CDS encoding TrbI/VirB10 family protein, with amino-acid sequence MAKQNNTSSQISTQSAEEQDIPEVQNELSKVATNPKQSILILLVISAVFIFIFFKLFIADNKPPEVVAPSAPTDITKPTQDNSKNLPEIPKLPEAPKLETPVELPPPPPPKVADVPKLPLPTTSVDNNSADDASLPSVVSSPLPGGIAESDEEKKRREAKRKSSIVLIAGVPEKKTPSQIAEEANFQDRGNMAFVLGRGKIIEAVLETAINSDLGGEVRAIISRNVFSEGEKIILVPKGSKIFGAYTTGIDGAYGRIAIIWNRIDLSNGYTITLDAIAVDNLGRKGEQGRVDNKYKERLTNAVLLSAFNIGLANALDKVVAPPVNSQAAANAAVAANIQSLAQSINNGPGTEDVKISQICSSVMNAIPDKTSAAYISMMQACNTAQNPTGSQPGQRLVALMTAVTNAAASLLTSTATASTPTQAQAASKKAFTDISDTMKGMIQQHEFKPTITIDQGTVIKIYVNKDYKFPQSVLRKSRLIK; translated from the coding sequence ATGGCAAAGCAAAATAACACCTCTTCTCAAATCAGTACACAGAGTGCAGAGGAACAAGACATACCAGAAGTTCAAAATGAGCTATCAAAAGTTGCCACTAATCCTAAGCAAAGCATTCTGATTCTACTTGTCATTTCTGCTGTCTTTATATTTATTTTTTTTAAACTTTTTATTGCTGATAATAAACCACCTGAGGTGGTAGCTCCATCAGCACCTACTGATATTACTAAACCGACACAAGATAATTCTAAAAATCTACCAGAGATTCCAAAATTACCAGAAGCACCTAAACTCGAAACACCTGTGGAGCTTCCACCACCTCCTCCCCCTAAAGTTGCTGATGTGCCAAAGCTTCCTTTACCTACTACTTCAGTAGATAATAATAGTGCTGATGACGCTTCTCTTCCTTCCGTTGTATCATCACCCCTTCCTGGAGGAATAGCTGAAAGTGACGAGGAAAAGAAACGCCGTGAAGCAAAGAGAAAATCTTCTATAGTATTAATTGCAGGAGTTCCAGAGAAAAAAACACCAAGTCAAATTGCCGAAGAAGCAAATTTTCAAGATCGTGGAAATATGGCATTTGTTCTTGGTCGTGGTAAGATAATTGAAGCGGTACTAGAGACTGCTATTAATAGTGATTTAGGTGGGGAAGTAAGGGCAATAATTAGCAGAAATGTATTTTCTGAAGGGGAAAAGATTATTTTAGTTCCTAAAGGATCAAAGATTTTTGGTGCTTATACAACTGGTATTGATGGAGCGTATGGTCGAATTGCAATAATATGGAATCGTATTGATCTGTCAAACGGTTATACCATTACCTTAGATGCTATAGCTGTTGATAATCTTGGAAGGAAAGGTGAGCAAGGAAGAGTAGATAATAAATATAAAGAACGATTAACCAATGCTGTATTATTATCGGCATTTAATATTGGACTTGCCAATGCCCTTGACAAAGTGGTAGCTCCCCCAGTTAATTCACAAGCTGCTGCTAATGCTGCTGTTGCTGCTAATATACAAAGTTTAGCACAAAGTATTAATAATGGTCCTGGTACTGAGGATGTTAAAATTTCACAGATATGTTCTAGTGTCATGAACGCCATTCCCGATAAGACCTCAGCAGCCTATATTTCCATGATGCAGGCTTGTAATACTGCACAAAATCCAACTGGATCACAGCCTGGTCAAAGGCTTGTTGCATTAATGACTGCAGTAACTAATGCAGCAGCTAGTTTGTTAACTAGCACTGCAACTGCTAGCACTCCAACCCAAGCACAAGCAGCTTCAAAAAAAGCTTTTACTGATATCAGTGATACTATGAAAGGTATGATTCAGCAACATGAATTTAAACCAACTATTACTATAGATCAAGGTACGGTAATTAAAATTTATGTCAATAAAGATTATAAATTTCCTCAATCTGTACTAAGAAAATCAAGATTGATAAAATGA
- a CDS encoding DNA-3-methyladenine glycosylase, with protein sequence MFKILPKTFYERNTLIVSQELLGKVLCFGNIEARIIETEAYVGEDDPACHAAKGITPRTKIMYGSAGHAYVYLIYGMYYCLNIVTEQQGFPAAVLIRGVYQYSPLQVLLDGPGKLCRTLGINKTQNGQDVTSNKSFCIIDVGNTPKFINTPRIGISKGTDRLWRYLEV encoded by the coding sequence ATGTTTAAAATACTTCCAAAAACATTTTATGAAAGAAATACGCTTATTGTCTCACAAGAGTTACTTGGAAAGGTTTTGTGCTTTGGTAATATAGAAGCACGAATTATTGAAACAGAAGCTTATGTTGGAGAAGATGATCCTGCTTGTCATGCAGCAAAAGGTATAACGCCCCGTACAAAGATTATGTATGGTTCTGCAGGTCATGCATATGTATATTTGATTTATGGTATGTATTATTGTTTAAATATAGTAACAGAACAACAGGGATTTCCAGCTGCTGTATTAATTAGGGGAGTGTATCAATATAGCCCTTTACAAGTTTTACTTGATGGACCTGGTAAATTATGTCGTACTCTTGGAATTAATAAAACCCAAAATGGTCAAGATGTAACTAGTAATAAGTCTTTTTGTATTATTGATGTAGGTAATACCCCTAAATTTATTAATACTCCTAGGATTGGTATTAGCAAAGGTACAGACAGACTTTGGCGTTATTTAGAGGTATAA
- a CDS encoding ribonuclease HI has product MNLQDPNISKSQATLPKVTIYTDGACSGNPGPGGWGALLQFHGASVELDPNALKNWYNKKKLNMLDICENSTKFRDSLPLKQKSIFGHELYTTNNQMEMTAVIEALKILKKSCYVEVYTDSKYLQLGITQWINTWIKNNWHKNNNDPVKNVDLWKKLYEELSKHYIIWNWVKGHNNNEGNEVADRLAVQGKETAIKILKCHS; this is encoded by the coding sequence ATGAATCTACAAGACCCAAATATTTCAAAGAGTCAAGCTACTTTGCCTAAGGTTACCATATACACTGATGGAGCTTGCTCAGGTAATCCTGGACCAGGTGGCTGGGGAGCGTTATTACAGTTTCATGGAGCTAGTGTAGAGCTAGATCCAAATGCTTTGAAAAATTGGTATAACAAAAAAAAGTTAAATATGTTAGATATATGTGAGAACTCTACGAAGTTTCGTGATAGCTTGCCTTTAAAGCAGAAGAGTATATTTGGTCATGAACTATATACCACTAATAATCAAATGGAAATGACAGCAGTAATTGAAGCATTAAAAATTCTTAAAAAATCATGCTATGTAGAAGTTTACACAGATAGTAAGTATTTACAGCTTGGAATAACACAGTGGATTAACACATGGATAAAAAATAACTGGCATAAAAACAACAATGATCCCGTCAAGAATGTTGATTTATGGAAAAAATTGTACGAAGAGTTAAGTAAACACTATATTATTTGGAATTGGGTTAAAGGTCACAATAATAATGAAGGTAATGAAGTGGCTGATAGACTAGCTGTGCAAGGAAAAGAAACTGCTATAAAAATACTTAAATGTCATTCATAG
- the yajC gene encoding preprotein translocase subunit YajC, with amino-acid sequence MFIENAYADNNDTISITETEEVAPVAEPSSTQSILTSLVPMVLIFVVFYFFLIRPQDKRRREKEAIVGSVKKGEEVVTNSGIFGVVSKINDADNTVDLEVAENIRIKILKSSILDITSRHKTEVSAKSKKDKGK; translated from the coding sequence ATGTTTATAGAAAATGCCTACGCAGATAACAACGATACAATATCAATAACAGAAACTGAAGAAGTAGCTCCAGTAGCTGAACCATCATCTACTCAATCAATATTAACAAGCCTTGTACCGATGGTATTAATCTTCGTTGTATTCTATTTTTTTCTAATTAGACCACAAGATAAACGTCGTCGTGAGAAAGAGGCTATAGTTGGTAGCGTTAAGAAAGGAGAAGAGGTGGTAACTAATAGTGGAATTTTCGGAGTAGTAAGCAAGATTAACGATGCTGACAACACGGTAGATCTTGAAGTAGCTGAAAATATACGAATCAAAATTCTGAAATCTTCAATACTTGATATTACAAGTCGTCATAAAACAGAAGTTAGTGCCAAAAGTAAAAAAGATAAAGGGAAATGA
- the virB11 gene encoding P-type DNA transfer ATPase VirB11: MSDNFAALETFLLPFKELFAEDGVNEIMVNKPGEVWVEKKGDLFCKSVPELDFEHLISLGRLVAQSTDQTISEEKPLLSASLPNGYRIQIVFPPACEPGHVGYAIRKGSTMNLTLDQYAKLGAFDSTSTGELIDENAKILNNYLKENKIKEFIRHAVISKKNIIISGGTSTGKTTFTNAALAEIPNSERLITVEDAREVILANHPNKLHLLASKGGQGRAKVTTQDLIEACLRLRPDRIIVGELRGAEAFSFLRAINTGHPGSISTLHADAPAMAIEQLKLMVMQASLGMPPEEVKKYILAVVDIVIQLKRGSGGKRYVSEIYYSKNRQD, translated from the coding sequence ATGAGTGATAATTTTGCTGCATTAGAGACTTTTCTATTACCATTTAAAGAACTGTTCGCAGAAGATGGTGTTAATGAGATCATGGTAAATAAACCAGGAGAAGTATGGGTTGAGAAGAAAGGAGATTTGTTTTGTAAATCAGTACCTGAACTTGATTTTGAACATCTTATATCTCTTGGTAGGCTTGTAGCTCAGTCAACTGATCAGACAATTTCTGAGGAAAAACCTTTACTCTCTGCGTCCCTACCAAATGGCTATCGTATCCAAATAGTATTTCCTCCTGCTTGTGAACCAGGTCATGTCGGATATGCTATCAGGAAAGGTAGTACAATGAACCTTACACTAGATCAATATGCCAAGCTGGGAGCTTTTGATTCAACATCTACTGGAGAATTAATTGACGAGAATGCAAAAATCTTAAATAATTATTTAAAAGAAAATAAAATAAAAGAATTTATTCGACATGCTGTAATTTCTAAAAAAAATATTATTATTAGTGGTGGTACATCAACTGGTAAAACAACCTTTACTAACGCTGCTTTAGCAGAAATTCCAAATAGCGAGCGATTAATTACTGTTGAAGATGCTAGGGAGGTAATCTTAGCAAATCACCCTAATAAATTACATCTCCTCGCTTCAAAAGGGGGGCAAGGTCGTGCAAAAGTTACTACTCAGGATTTGATTGAAGCGTGTTTACGTCTAAGACCTGACAGAATTATTGTAGGTGAACTTAGAGGAGCTGAAGCATTTAGTTTCTTACGAGCAATTAATACAGGCCATCCTGGCTCTATATCTACTTTACATGCTGATGCACCAGCAATGGCCATAGAACAACTTAAGCTAATGGTTATGCAAGCTAGTTTAGGCATGCCACCAGAGGAAGTGAAAAAATATATATTAGCGGTCGTCGATATTGTGATACAATTAAAACGTGGTAGTGGTGGGAAGAGATATGTCTCAGAAATATACTATAGTAAGAATAGGCAAGACTAA
- a CDS encoding type IV secretory system conjugative DNA transfer family protein: protein MGLERIVNIIRNLLGHFIIHPLVVFCTIWISGVLVAFTTNEIRAINVDLTAIDIAYKWTYWLVSVWSQLTFQAYNYLKVKLILSLTMPTIIVIIFYWKNFKRIKNLQFFIQPEKVYGDASWATEADVDKAGLRSKHGMLLGTNSGGYFVADGFQHALLFAPTGSGKGVGFVIPNLLFWEHSIIVHDIKLENHGLTSGWRQKQGQRVFVWEPSNPDGITHCYNPIDWVSTKPGQMVDDVQKISNLIMPEKDFWNNEARSLFLGVVLYLIADPTKTKSFGEVVRTMRSDDVVYNLAVVLDTLGKVIHPVAYMNIAAFLQKADKERSGVISTMNSSLELWANPLIDSATASSDFNILEFKKIKTSVYVGLTPDNIQRLQKLMQVFYQQATEFLSRKMPDLKEEPYGVMFLLDEFPTLGKMDTFKAGIAFFRGYRVRLFLIIQDTQQLKGTYEDAGMNSFLSNATYRITFAANNYETANLISQLVGNKTVEQRSYSKPLFFDLNISTRTQNVSQVSRALLLPQEVIQLPKDEQIVLIESFPPIKSLKIKYYEDKFFTNRLLPPTFVPTQKPYDPNKNNVDEEQENTDSTTKED, encoded by the coding sequence ATGGGATTGGAGAGAATAGTAAACATTATCCGTAACCTCTTAGGTCATTTTATAATACACCCTTTGGTAGTATTTTGTACGATATGGATTAGTGGAGTGCTAGTTGCATTTACTACTAACGAGATTAGAGCTATAAATGTTGACTTAACAGCCATAGATATAGCTTATAAGTGGACTTATTGGCTAGTTAGTGTATGGTCGCAATTAACTTTTCAAGCATATAACTACTTAAAAGTTAAGTTAATATTATCCCTTACTATGCCGACAATTATAGTTATCATATTTTACTGGAAAAATTTTAAAAGAATAAAGAATTTACAATTTTTTATTCAACCGGAAAAAGTTTATGGTGATGCTAGTTGGGCTACTGAAGCTGATGTAGATAAAGCCGGTCTACGTTCAAAGCATGGTATGTTGCTTGGCACCAATAGCGGAGGATATTTTGTTGCTGATGGATTTCAGCACGCTTTGCTTTTTGCCCCAACCGGTTCAGGTAAGGGGGTAGGATTTGTAATTCCTAATTTATTATTTTGGGAACACTCTATTATAGTACATGACATTAAGCTAGAAAATCATGGTCTTACAAGTGGTTGGAGGCAGAAGCAAGGACAACGAGTATTTGTTTGGGAACCTTCCAATCCTGATGGGATAACTCATTGTTACAATCCTATAGACTGGGTAAGTACCAAACCAGGTCAAATGGTGGATGACGTACAAAAAATCTCAAATCTGATTATGCCTGAAAAAGATTTTTGGAATAATGAAGCACGAAGTTTATTTCTTGGTGTAGTACTATACTTAATTGCTGACCCGACAAAAACTAAATCCTTTGGCGAAGTGGTCAGGACAATGCGTAGTGATGACGTAGTGTACAACTTGGCAGTAGTTCTAGATACTTTAGGCAAGGTAATACATCCTGTGGCCTATATGAATATTGCTGCATTTCTACAAAAAGCAGATAAAGAGCGTTCAGGTGTTATCTCTACAATGAACTCTTCTTTAGAATTATGGGCAAACCCGCTAATTGACTCAGCTACTGCATCATCTGACTTTAATATACTTGAGTTTAAGAAGATTAAAACAAGCGTTTATGTTGGTTTAACTCCGGATAATATACAGCGTTTACAAAAATTGATGCAGGTTTTTTACCAGCAAGCTACAGAGTTTTTAAGCCGCAAAATGCCTGATTTAAAAGAAGAACCTTATGGGGTTATGTTTCTACTTGATGAATTCCCTACTTTAGGCAAAATGGATACATTTAAGGCTGGTATCGCATTTTTCAGGGGATATAGAGTTCGCCTATTCTTGATTATACAAGATACTCAGCAGCTCAAAGGAACTTATGAGGATGCTGGAATGAACTCATTCTTGTCAAATGCTACATATCGTATTACTTTTGCAGCTAATAACTATGAAACAGCCAACCTTATATCACAGCTAGTGGGTAATAAAACAGTTGAACAACGATCTTATAGTAAACCACTATTTTTTGATCTTAATATTTCAACAAGAACGCAGAATGTATCACAAGTTTCAAGAGCTCTGCTTTTGCCTCAAGAAGTAATTCAATTACCAAAAGATGAACAAATCGTTTTAATTGAATCTTTCCCACCTATTAAATCTTTAAAAATTAAGTATTATGAGGATAAGTTCTTTACAAATAGGTTATTACCGCCTACATTTGTTCCAACTCAAAAACCTTATGATCCAAATAAAAATAATGTAGATGAGGAACAAGAAAATACAGATTCTACTACTAAAGAAGATTAA
- a CDS encoding Ppx/GppA family phosphatase: MRSAIIDIGYNAIRAVVYECDRLGAPEIFNDKFKSDIINLLNLDDLEVKHQVYLSLQYFVHIFDRLSVTDVKCVATAVLRGHPRAEEFREIVKRKFNINIEIIYGNREAYLTAAGLISGINDACGIAADLGGGSLELAQIKDKKVGILKSLPLGTSLITNNHFDDINIISQMINKEFGEVYPNHSGIQQCQQGYHCPNLYLIGGALRLIGRSYMEFVHYPLKNLHNLEINRREFELYLEKLAHAHSMRTQYKSRIHSNAVLVAKSMLNVFLPEKVIISNYGLKEGVRFVCLPKEEQEKDIIYERIKTLVNFDETTCNIKNYTEVIKPILIQPDTTTISIITLVIMLAQYNKNIDKTLRSNFIVEFILASDIPFSHRQRLMLSIALALTYTARSDTYINRLAKRMINSYDYCNSHIIGNFIKIAREIDGPRFQSPSFSLELKDNRYIEISTLNILPKAVFEKVCERLKAIGFARKIFIEIK, encoded by the coding sequence ATGCGTTCAGCCATTATTGATATTGGTTATAATGCCATAAGAGCTGTAGTTTATGAATGTGATAGACTTGGAGCTCCAGAAATTTTCAATGATAAATTTAAAAGTGATATTATCAATTTACTTAATCTAGATGACCTAGAAGTAAAGCATCAAGTATATTTATCACTACAATATTTTGTACATATTTTTGATAGGTTATCAGTAACAGATGTTAAATGCGTTGCTACTGCTGTACTTAGAGGGCATCCAAGAGCTGAAGAATTTAGAGAAATAGTTAAAAGAAAATTTAATATTAATATTGAAATTATTTATGGTAATCGCGAGGCCTATCTTACAGCTGCTGGATTAATTTCTGGTATCAATGATGCTTGTGGCATAGCAGCAGACCTAGGTGGAGGTAGCCTTGAGCTTGCCCAAATCAAAGACAAAAAAGTGGGAATCTTAAAATCTCTACCTTTAGGCACTAGCTTAATCACTAATAATCATTTTGACGATATTAATATAATTAGCCAAATGATCAACAAAGAGTTTGGAGAGGTATACCCAAATCATTCGGGTATACAACAATGTCAACAAGGGTATCATTGTCCAAACTTATACTTAATAGGAGGAGCTTTAAGGCTAATTGGACGCTCTTACATGGAGTTTGTTCATTATCCTCTTAAGAACTTACATAACCTTGAAATAAATCGTAGAGAATTTGAACTATATCTCGAAAAATTAGCCCATGCTCATAGTATGAGAACACAATATAAATCAAGAATTCATTCTAACGCAGTTTTGGTGGCAAAATCTATGCTGAATGTCTTTTTACCTGAAAAGGTAATAATTTCAAATTATGGTTTAAAAGAAGGTGTTAGATTTGTTTGTCTCCCTAAAGAAGAACAGGAGAAAGATATTATTTATGAAAGAATCAAGACATTAGTAAATTTTGATGAAACTACTTGTAATATCAAAAATTATACAGAAGTCATTAAGCCTATCTTAATTCAACCAGATACAACAACAATTAGTATAATTACTTTGGTCATAATGCTTGCACAATATAATAAAAATATCGATAAAACTCTTCGCTCTAATTTTATTGTTGAATTTATTTTAGCTTCAGATATTCCTTTTAGTCATCGTCAGAGGTTGATGCTTAGTATTGCTCTTGCACTTACCTATACAGCAAGAAGTGATACATATATTAATAGATTAGCAAAAAGAATGATTAATTCATATGATTATTGTAACAGTCATATAATAGGTAATTTTATAAAAATTGCTAGGGAAATTGATGGACCAAGATTTCAGTCACCATCTTTTTCTCTTGAGTTAAAAGATAATAGATATATTGAAATTTCTACACTAAATATTTTACCAAAAGCGGTGTTTGAAAAAGTGTGCGAACGTCTGAAAGCTATAGGTTTCGCCCGAAAAATATTTATTGAAATAAAATGA
- a CDS encoding phosphatidylglycerophosphatase A — protein MSKRKKFVELFVTFFYIGRIKYCPGTFGSLAAFPLCYLILYLSITNQLIFSFTNFTTLQAQLITLFIITLLICLLLFILGTYFSSIYIQYDTQDDPKEVVIDEVVGQMLTIILSCFSVVFVNYSGLTKYLSLQLINFIFLFALPLMLFRFFDIIKPWSINWLDANIKGGVGIMVDDIAAAIFASVMHYAITFTLINWFG, from the coding sequence ATGTCTAAAAGAAAAAAATTTGTAGAACTTTTTGTAACTTTTTTCTATATAGGTAGAATAAAATATTGTCCTGGTACATTTGGGTCTTTAGCTGCTTTCCCTTTGTGCTACTTGATCTTATATCTTTCTATAACTAATCAACTAATTTTTTCATTTACTAATTTCACAACTTTACAAGCACAACTTATTACTCTCTTTATTATTACTCTTTTGATTTGCCTATTGTTATTTATATTAGGCACGTACTTCTCTTCAATATACATACAGTATGATACACAGGACGATCCAAAAGAAGTGGTGATTGATGAGGTAGTTGGTCAAATGCTAACAATAATACTAAGTTGTTTTTCTGTGGTTTTCGTAAACTACTCAGGACTTACAAAATATTTAAGTTTACAACTAATAAATTTTATCTTTTTATTTGCTTTGCCCTTAATGTTATTTAGATTTTTTGATATAATAAAACCATGGTCAATAAATTGGCTCGATGCTAATATCAAAGGGGGTGTTGGTATTATGGTAGATGACATTGCAGCAGCAATCTTTGCTTCAGTCATGCATTATGCTATCACTTTTACTTTAATAAATTGGTTTGGCTAA
- the mlaD gene encoding outer membrane lipid asymmetry maintenance protein MlaD — translation MKHNVIETLVGFIVILVALAFFVFAYKIGNSSKVASGYIVKANFQNAEGIVQGSSVMLAGIKIGSVTNITLDKTSFFALLTININNDIKLPKDTSIAIVTSGILGSRYISVTPGSSEENLAGGDQIKYTQSAVNIESLIGKLIYFFGSGRK, via the coding sequence ATGAAACATAATGTTATAGAAACTTTAGTTGGCTTTATAGTAATACTAGTTGCTTTAGCCTTTTTTGTTTTTGCTTATAAAATTGGTAACTCATCAAAAGTTGCATCTGGGTATATAGTTAAGGCAAATTTTCAGAATGCGGAAGGGATAGTTCAAGGCAGTAGCGTGATGTTAGCGGGTATAAAAATCGGATCAGTAACTAACATAACTCTAGATAAAACTAGCTTTTTTGCCTTATTAACCATTAACATCAATAATGATATAAAGTTACCTAAAGACACTAGTATAGCAATAGTCACAAGTGGAATACTTGGTAGTAGATATATATCCGTAACTCCCGGTTCATCTGAAGAAAATTTGGCTGGAGGTGATCAGATAAAATACACCCAGTCAGCAGTTAATATTGAATCCTTAATAGGTAAATTAATCTATTTCTTTGGTAGTGGTCGTAAGTAA
- a CDS encoding TrbG/VirB9 family P-type conjugative transfer protein — protein MIIARLLFVAAILLHSVIANACAGNMHIDNDVDALAITTDNRIKTYIHNPNEVYLLVLHFGFQSSIEFAKNEEIQNIVLGESYAWKMTPLANRLFIKPLEKNIRTNMTIITNKRTYQFDVVSKELEEGREKDLVYVVRFYYPKKRFSTSQ, from the coding sequence ATGATAATAGCTAGACTTCTTTTCGTAGCGGCAATATTATTACATTCGGTTATTGCCAACGCTTGTGCAGGTAATATGCATATAGATAATGATGTAGATGCTCTAGCCATAACTACTGATAACAGAATTAAAACTTATATACATAATCCTAATGAAGTTTATTTATTAGTTCTGCATTTTGGTTTTCAGTCAAGTATAGAATTTGCCAAAAATGAGGAGATACAAAATATTGTTCTAGGGGAATCCTATGCTTGGAAAATGACTCCGTTGGCAAATAGATTATTCATTAAGCCATTGGAAAAAAACATTAGAACAAATATGACTATCATAACTAATAAAAGGACTTACCAATTCGATGTTGTATCCAAAGAATTGGAAGAAGGTCGTGAAAAAGACTTGGTATATGTAGTTAGGTTTTATTATCCTAAAAAAAGGTTTAGTACTTCACAATAA
- a CDS encoding complex I NDUFA12 subunit family protein, whose protein sequence is MSFIDNFFIPIFSKEIGKDQFGNKYYQSKKQNYLGQARRQVVYKGKVEASKVPPMWHAWLHYMTNEVPTNNNKFDWQQNYLPNITGTSLSHNLIKNSTTEAKYSSWKPLDKSK, encoded by the coding sequence ATGTCATTCATAGATAATTTTTTTATACCTATTTTCTCTAAGGAGATTGGAAAAGATCAATTTGGTAACAAATATTATCAAAGTAAAAAGCAGAATTATTTAGGTCAAGCTAGAAGACAGGTGGTTTATAAAGGTAAAGTGGAAGCATCGAAAGTTCCTCCCATGTGGCATGCTTGGTTGCATTATATGACTAATGAAGTACCAACTAACAATAATAAATTTGACTGGCAACAAAATTATCTCCCTAATATTACTGGCACTAGCTTATCTCATAACCTAATAAAAAATAGTACAACTGAAGCTAAATATAGTAGCTGGAAACCTTTAGATAAATCAAAATAA